Proteins encoded together in one Anopheles darlingi chromosome 3, idAnoDarlMG_H_01, whole genome shotgun sequence window:
- the LOC125956010 gene encoding uncharacterized protein LOC125956010 isoform X6 gives MKCSSCIGGGRRSLSSSDHESSSPLSSPVTKANQLEHSMAANNQKPIGAEDSSTGRPPSITIEELDDEVFDNTKEEELCRQMQRYTQELNDFDDTFTYLLAPPSVARLEVIHEEDSGDACSDCSANENPEPRDAPDPPSTRKVKQFSPAKMLRDLLRYRRGRSKQRHFERQEPTTCLLVGAKESTIAPTEYRSVCTTETVDCEKLEVEFVNVGSNSSSMDDLSDIDEGAPIHKKTRNLKSLQFNVDFQFSNSDTADHADKAGDDHTRTKPLNQAQVNHITITEIDNDRYNTQRDSPQATESPIVEQHITEYITVSSNDQQTCASAPARKSHEEDHLPKTGRKPPEAGEPGAPHHTTPPASSTSTQRSTPNLRLEADVVGVCDHTNDERTTENSLVVTDDEKIRARTMLAGNRAQADLSSSEPVAKVRDRVVSAIDVKENVTELFSVCSSALENDRADSYALGVPSVPQVDSSIVVNHWSQNEDPCFGKIMTLDNGVVTDTVVENSGDAGTPHYNSSSLLPAESIPLPQNPLTKAKTYVEPTPSDTDVASVTNLAHSADQISGPPIPPPLPPPPAVVLLPVTVEALSAPSASVSVTSNDGQIHSGDHSRKADHADADSNSTQDSVSAVVQPVVSAENLSVSLQYIREDIVSSQETEEKASSSNHQNSRIKSSDASAGKRKPIAIPRGNSGDPGKNNSNHGPKIEQSHAGSGSSGQYFINGGFEAAAPHIQTTVDLAQKAASGMSEVGVVHAPVTDEGPRSIDLRSEVTRMKDQELQDEFRKLELETARYEQELQQMSLPSIPSNSYRKEHLVSDIEQHRTLSVSKESSINVRSSSSLNTVMTTDVRMRNGSTVPVPSANRDINDGNNQLYHEWQNSMKNRESRLAQRSGPFVQDQKGITCNSVAMTPPVVPVAPNDEEEHVTKKVKDRVREFMASEAAKSESRTIIRGNGMSSAPATPTASRKNIEAEFQQFREIRAQEQQRGLTGEKSVLKQNDKIPSQPIGVWSPYNRSTEILTKEELAERSSNSRASEPLQPVWVPRSAPPSPAPERREFRPIGFESPTPSRKVLASPTPVAVAAPWTQPGYSPPLAVSDSKFNPSSNASSSIRCNTSTSTPPQPQGHGQQVRFASQPRSIAGAVQQEPTINSLLKSKDGKAAVVEDVEMAADRQTSATTVTKRTTSSNQQQQSGGSSNRIVGAASRTGHSSSGTQHEGVQNHMMQQTAHKVAGIGPTTREGMPLTLRSEIEEGNRDKWYKQMYQTLHKAHDDDEFVTVRYKTRRGYPYKTSGYQSEPEPNYDSDYTIKYSTLDRRRTPIGLSPTSYNKFSTQQHQSTQHNQPIKSGSTSYKNHPGRIENYTPGRSSISEKESKAWWDEVMDIFNGQLEHQKLATSKTYTEGNLSRALKEQGYESDSTLVFRKREPLASAALSPVEQKQYYKTMQAGGEIPLQGFRKPAPEKPKEPHLTFPSPPMKGAPTPPSPPPIPLLPSSPITISSNGAESPRRYIESDVNIHYKTPIRFEYKEPIPDDELAYRQAEHMRRVYQEERRRKYINELEDMHSRRHADNILPSQKSPIPLNRYDDFAADLSPKPLHQQQQKTIARALYNFQGQSIRELSFRKGDIIYLRRQIDKNWYEGEHNATVGLLPANYIEILTKDNANLNTKPLPRKPTREGKARAKFNFTAQTAVELSLLKGELVTLTRRVDENWFEGKIGNKKGIFPVSYVEILTDIDGTESYEIEPIVKAATQSFTTHYGSTHSNGRVSPGMVRETKTVQKTEVLHVDTSNEPISYRALYNYKPQNTDELELHEGDIVYVLEKCDDGWYVGTSARTGCFGTFPGNYVNKL, from the exons ATGAAGTGTAGTTCGTGCATCGGTGGCGGCCGACGCAGTCTTTCGAGTAGTGACCATGAATCAAGCTCACCGTTGTCGTCTCCCGTAACAAAAGCAAATCAGTTAGAACATAGCATGGCTGCAaataaccaaaaaccaatagGAGCAGAAGACTCTTCGACTGGCAGACCACCATCGATCACCATCGAAGAACTCGATGATGAGGTATTCGACAACACAAAGGAAGAGGAATTGTGTCGCCAAATGCAGCGCTACACACAGGAGTTAAATGATTTCGACGATACCTTCACCTATCtactggcgcctccatctgtTGCAAGGTTAGAAGTGATACATGAGGAGGATAGCGGTGATGCTTGCAGTGACTGCAGCGCCAATGAAAATCCCGAGCCACGCGACGCACCTGATCCTCCTAGCAccagaaaagtgaaacaatttaGTCCAGCGAAAATGTTACGTGATTTGCTGCGTTATCGTAGGGGGCGTTCGAAGCAACGTCATTTCGAGAGACAAGAGCCAACCACCTGTTTACTCGTGGGTGCTAAGGAGAGCACCATTGCACCGACAGAATACCGGAGCGTCTGCACCACCGAGACGGTCGATTGCGAAAAACTGGAAGTAGAGTTCGTAAACGTTGGATCCAACTCCAGTAGTATGGATGATCTAAGCGATATAGACGAAGGTGCCCCgattcacaaaaaaacacgaaatctAAAATCGCTGCAGTTTAATGTTGACTTTCAATTCTCTAATTCAGATACCGCAGATCATGCGGATAAAGCTGGTGATGACCATACTCGAACTAAACCGCTCAACCAAGCGCAGGTGAACCACATAACCATCACAGAGATCGACAATGACCGCTATAACACACAACGAGACAGCCCTCAAGCAACAGAGTCACCAATAGTGGAACAGCACATCACAGAATATATCACAGTGTCTTCAAACGATCAACAGACGTGTGCTTCTGCACCTGCAAGAAAGAGTCACGAAGAGGATCATCTACCAAAGACAGGACGGAAACCCCCTGAAGCTGGTGAGCCTGGGGCGCCCCATCACACGACGCCTCCTGCATCATCCACCTCCACCCAAAGGTCAACCCCAAATCTGCGACTCGAAGCTGATgtcgttggtgtgtgtgatcaCACCAATGACGAGAGAACGACGGAAAATTCTCTTGTGGTGACCGATGATGAGAAAATCCGCGCGAGGACGATGCTCGCGGGAAACCGAGCTCAAGCAGACCTTAGTAGTTCGGAACCTGTCGCGAAGGTTCGTGATCGTGTGGTATCGGCAATAGACGTGAAGGAAAATGTGACCGagttgttttccgtttgctcATCAGCCCTAGAAAACGATCGAGCCGATAGCTACGCTTTAGGTGTTCCTAGTGTGCCTCAAGTAGATTCATCGATTGTGGTGAATCATTGGTCTCAAAACGAGGATCCTTGCTTTGGGAAAATCATGACCCTCGACAACGGAGTGGTGACTGACACCGTGGTGGAAAATAGCGGGGATGCAGGGACACCTCACTACAACTCATCGTCACTACTACCAGCAGAGAGTATCCCATTGCCACAAAATCCGTTGACAAAAGCAAAGACTTATGTCGAACCAACCCCAAGCGACACTGACGTAGCAAGTGTGACTAATTTGGCACATTCGGCCGATCAGATATCCGGTCCACCTATACCTCCACCCTTACCGCCACCTCCTGCGGTTGTACTGTTACCGGTAACCGTTGAAGCCCTGTCGGCACCGTCTGCCTCGGTATCGGTTACATCTAACGATGGTCAAATTCATAGTGGCGATCATTCTCGTAAAGCTGATCATGCAGATGCTGATTCGAATAGTACGCAAGATAGTGTCTCTGCAGTAGTACAACCAGTAGTGTCCGCTGAGAATCTGAGTGTATCGTTGCAATATATCCGAGAAGATATTGTTTCTTCGcaggaaacggaagaaaaggCCAGTTCCTCCAATCACCAAAATTCGAGGATAAAATCGTCTGATGCTTCGGCAGGAAAGCGCAAACCGATCGCTATCCCTCGCGGTAATAGCGGTGATCCGGgaaagaacaacagcaaccatggACCAAAAATAGAACAGTCCCATGCTGGCAGCGGTAGCAGTGGTCAGTACTTCATTAATGGTGGTTTTGAAGCAGCTGCGCCGCATATTCAAACGACGGTTGACTTAGCGCAAAAGGCTGCCAGTGGGATGAGTGAAGTGGGCGTAGTCCACGCTCCAGTGACTGACGAAGGTCCACGGTCGATCGACTTACGTTCTGAAGTAACACGCATGAAAGACCAAGAACTACAGGATGAATTCCGTAAGCTTGAATTAGAGACTGCAAGATACGAACAGGAACTGCAGCAGATGTCTCTACCTTCTATACCGTCGAATTCCTACAGAAAAGAACACCTAGTAAGTGACATTGAGCAACATAGGACTCTTTCTGTTTCGAAGGAGAGCAGCATTAATGTTCGAAGTTCAAGCAGCTTGAACACGGTCATGACAACGGATGTTAGAATGAGAAATGGAAGTACTGTTCCGGTGCCTTCAGCCAATCGTGATATAAATGATGGTAATAATCAACTTTATCATGAATGGCAAAATTCTATGAAGAACCGTGAATCAAGATTGGCTCAACGTTCGGGTCCTTTCGTGCAAGATCAGAAGGGGATTACATGTAACTCGGTAGCTATGACACCGCCCGTGGTCCCAGTTGCACCAAACGATGAAGAGGAACACGTCACAAAAAAGGTAAAGGATCGTGTCCGTGAATTTATGGCATctgaagcagcaaaaagcgAATCGCGAACAATAATTAGAGGCAACGGTATGTCAAGTGCGCCTGCGACGCCCACTGCTAGCCGAAAAAATATCGAGGCCGAATTTCAACAATTTCGTGAAATTCGAGcgcaagagcagcagcgtggtcTGACTGGAGAAAAATCGGTATTGAAGCAAAACGACAAAATACCCTCCCAGCCTATCG GCGTTTGGTCACCGTATAATCGTTCAACAGAGATTCTTACGAAAGAGGAGCTCGCGGAGCGGTCATCAAACAGTAGAGCAAGCGAACCGCTTCAGCCAGTCTGGGTGCCGCGTAgtgcaccaccatctccaGCACCAGAACGTCGCGAATTTCGGCCAATCGGGTTTGAATCTCCGACACCAAGCCGCAAAGTACTGGCGTCGCCCACTCCTGTAGCAGTAGCGGCTCCTTGGACTCAGCCCGGTTACTCTCCGCCACTTGCGGTTTCGGACTCGAAATTCAATCCATCATCTAACGCGTCGTCCTCGATTCGTTGTAATACCTCGACTTCGacaccaccgcaaccgcagGGCCACGGGCAGCAAGTTCGATTCGCTTCGCAACCTAGATCAATCGCTGGTGCAGTGCAGCAGGAACCAACGATTAATTCGCTACTTAAATCGAAAG ATGGCAAAGCGGCAGTAGTAGAAGACGTTGAAATGGCAGCAGACCGGCAAACGTCGGCGACAACCGTTACCAAAAGAACAACTAGCTccaatcagcaacagcagtcagGTGGTTCTTCGAACAGAATCGTTGGTGCAGCATCTCGGACAG GACACTCATCTTCCGGAACGCAACACGAAGGCGTGCAGAATCACATGATGCAGCAAACAGCGCATAAAGTCGCGGGTATTGGCCCTACCACAAGGGAAGGAATGCCACTCACGTTAAGATCA GAAATCGAGGAAGGCAATCGCGATAAATGGTATAAACAAATGTACCAAACCTTACACAAAGCTCACGATGATG ACGAATTTGTGACCGTGCGTTATAAGACCCGTAGAG GTTATCCTTATAAAACGAGCGGCTACCAATCGGAACCAGAACCGAATTACGATTCGGACTATACGATCAAGTATAGCACGTTAGATCGCAGGAGAACTCCGATAGGATTGAGCCCTACAAGCTATAACAA ATTCAGCACTCAGCAGCATCAAAGCACTCAGCACAACCAACCGATAAAGTCTGGCAGTACGTCATATAAAAATCATCCTGGAAGGATAGAGAATTACACACCGGGCCGATCGtcaatttctgaaaaagaGTCCAAAGCG TGGTGGGACGAAGTGATGGACATATTCAACGGG CAATTGGAACACCAGAAGCTTGCCACTAGTAAAACCTACACTGAAGGCAATCTCTCCAG AGCCCTGAAAGAACAAGGGTACGAAAGTGACTCGACGCTGGTATTTCGAAAACGGGAACCGCTGGCTAGTGCCGCTTTGAGCCCGGTGGAACAAAAGCAGTACTACAAAACCATGCAGGCCGGTGGCGAGATACCGCTTCAAGGGTTTCGTAAGCCCGCGCCAGAAAAACCAAAAG AGCCGCACCTCACGTTCCCATCGCCCCCCATGAAAGGagcaccgacaccaccatcaccgccaccaataCCCCTCCTTCCATCGTCACCGATCACAATCAGTTCAAACGGCGCAG AATCTCCACGTCGTTACATAGAGAGCGATGTCAACATCCACTACAAAACACCGATCCGGTTTGAGTACAAAGAACCGATACCGGATGATGAGTTGGCATACCGCCAGGCGGAGCATATGCGCCGTGTATACCAAGAGGAGCGTCGTCGCAAGTACATTAATGAGCTGGAGGACATGCACTCCAGACGGCATGCGGACAACATCCTACCGTCGCAAAAATCACCGATTCCGCTTAACCGGTACGATGATTTCGCCGCTGATCTTTCGCCAAAACCtctgcaccaacagcaacagaaaacaattGCGCGTGCGTTGTACAACTTCCAGGGTCAGAGTATCAG AGAGCTATCCTTTCGCAAAGGAGACATTATTTACCTGAGAAGGCAGATTGACAAAAATTGGTACGAGGGCGAACATAATGCTACCGTAGGTCTTTTGCCAGCCAATTACATTGAG ATTCTCACCAAGGATAACGCTAATTTGAACACTAAGCCACTGCCAAGAAAGCCTACCCGCGAGGGAAAAGCGCGTGCAAAATTTAACTTCACTGCACAAACCGCCGTCGAACTTTCATTGCTGAAAGGCGAGTTAGTTACACTTACACGGAGGGTGGACGAGAACTGGTTCGAAGGAAAAATTGgtaacaaaaaaggaatcttTCCTGTATCGTATGTAGAG ATACTAACGGATATCGATGGCACCGAAAGCTATGAAATTGAGCCAATTGTCAAAGCCGCAACACAATCGTTCACTACGCACTATGGCAGCACACATAGCAATGGACGAGTCTCCCCCGGGATGGTGCGTGAAACGAAGACAGTACAGAAAACGGAAGTATTACATGTGGATACATCCAATGAACCGATATC GTATCGTGCACTGTACAACTATAAACCGCAGAACACTGATGAACTGGAGCTACACGAAGGAGatattgtgtatgtgttggaAAAATGTGATGATGGCTGGTATGTAGGTACATCAGCGCGCACCGGCTGCTTTGGAACGTTCCCAGGAAATTATGTCAACAAACTGTGA
- the LOC125956010 gene encoding sorbin and SH3 domain-containing protein 1 isoform X7: MGQETDTTKNIGPKFKANSSNLGVWSPYNRSTEILTKEELAERSSNSRASEPLQPVWVPRSAPPSPAPERREFRPIGFESPTPSRKVLASPTPVAVAAPWTQPGYSPPLAVSDSKFNPSSNASSSIRCNTSTSTPPQPQGHGQQVRFASQPRSIAGAVQQEPTINSLLKSKDGKAAVVEDVEMAADRQTSATTVTKRTTSSNQQQQSGGSSNRIVGAASRTGHSSSGTQHEGVQNHMMQQTAHKVAGIGPTTREGMPLTLRSEIEEGNRDKWYKQMYQTLHKAHDDDEFVTVRYKTRRGYPYKTSGYQSEPEPNYDSDYTIKYSTLDRRRTPIGLSPTSYNKFSTQQHQSTQHNQPIKSGSTSYKNHPGRIENYTPGRSSISEKESKAWWDEVMDIFNGQLEHQKLATSKTYTEGNLSRALKEQGYESDSTLVFRKREPLASAALSPVEQKQYYKTMQAGGEIPLQGFRKPAPEKPKEPHLTFPSPPMKGAPTPPSPPPIPLLPSSPITISSNGAESPRRYIESDVNIHYKTPIRFEYKEPIPDDELAYRQAEHMRRVYQEERRRKYINELEDMHSRRHADNILPSQKSPIPLNRYDDFAADLSPKPLHQQQQKTIARALYNFQGQSIRELSFRKGDIIYLRRQIDKNWYEGEHNATVGLLPANYIEILTKDNANLNTKPLPRKPTREGKARAKFNFTAQTAVELSLLKGELVTLTRRVDENWFEGKIGNKKGIFPVSYVEILTDIDGTESYEIEPIVKAATQSFTTHYGSTHSNGRVSPGMVRETKTVQKTEVLHVDTSNEPISYRALYNYKPQNTDELELHEGDIVYVLEKCDDGWYVGTSARTGCFGTFPGNYVNKL; this comes from the exons ATGGGTCAGG AAACTGATACAACCAAAAACATCGGTCCAAAATTCAAGGCCAATTCGTCAAATTTAG GCGTTTGGTCACCGTATAATCGTTCAACAGAGATTCTTACGAAAGAGGAGCTCGCGGAGCGGTCATCAAACAGTAGAGCAAGCGAACCGCTTCAGCCAGTCTGGGTGCCGCGTAgtgcaccaccatctccaGCACCAGAACGTCGCGAATTTCGGCCAATCGGGTTTGAATCTCCGACACCAAGCCGCAAAGTACTGGCGTCGCCCACTCCTGTAGCAGTAGCGGCTCCTTGGACTCAGCCCGGTTACTCTCCGCCACTTGCGGTTTCGGACTCGAAATTCAATCCATCATCTAACGCGTCGTCCTCGATTCGTTGTAATACCTCGACTTCGacaccaccgcaaccgcagGGCCACGGGCAGCAAGTTCGATTCGCTTCGCAACCTAGATCAATCGCTGGTGCAGTGCAGCAGGAACCAACGATTAATTCGCTACTTAAATCGAAAG ATGGCAAAGCGGCAGTAGTAGAAGACGTTGAAATGGCAGCAGACCGGCAAACGTCGGCGACAACCGTTACCAAAAGAACAACTAGCTccaatcagcaacagcagtcagGTGGTTCTTCGAACAGAATCGTTGGTGCAGCATCTCGGACAG GACACTCATCTTCCGGAACGCAACACGAAGGCGTGCAGAATCACATGATGCAGCAAACAGCGCATAAAGTCGCGGGTATTGGCCCTACCACAAGGGAAGGAATGCCACTCACGTTAAGATCA GAAATCGAGGAAGGCAATCGCGATAAATGGTATAAACAAATGTACCAAACCTTACACAAAGCTCACGATGATG ACGAATTTGTGACCGTGCGTTATAAGACCCGTAGAG GTTATCCTTATAAAACGAGCGGCTACCAATCGGAACCAGAACCGAATTACGATTCGGACTATACGATCAAGTATAGCACGTTAGATCGCAGGAGAACTCCGATAGGATTGAGCCCTACAAGCTATAACAA ATTCAGCACTCAGCAGCATCAAAGCACTCAGCACAACCAACCGATAAAGTCTGGCAGTACGTCATATAAAAATCATCCTGGAAGGATAGAGAATTACACACCGGGCCGATCGtcaatttctgaaaaagaGTCCAAAGCG TGGTGGGACGAAGTGATGGACATATTCAACGGG CAATTGGAACACCAGAAGCTTGCCACTAGTAAAACCTACACTGAAGGCAATCTCTCCAG AGCCCTGAAAGAACAAGGGTACGAAAGTGACTCGACGCTGGTATTTCGAAAACGGGAACCGCTGGCTAGTGCCGCTTTGAGCCCGGTGGAACAAAAGCAGTACTACAAAACCATGCAGGCCGGTGGCGAGATACCGCTTCAAGGGTTTCGTAAGCCCGCGCCAGAAAAACCAAAAG AGCCGCACCTCACGTTCCCATCGCCCCCCATGAAAGGagcaccgacaccaccatcaccgccaccaataCCCCTCCTTCCATCGTCACCGATCACAATCAGTTCAAACGGCGCAG AATCTCCACGTCGTTACATAGAGAGCGATGTCAACATCCACTACAAAACACCGATCCGGTTTGAGTACAAAGAACCGATACCGGATGATGAGTTGGCATACCGCCAGGCGGAGCATATGCGCCGTGTATACCAAGAGGAGCGTCGTCGCAAGTACATTAATGAGCTGGAGGACATGCACTCCAGACGGCATGCGGACAACATCCTACCGTCGCAAAAATCACCGATTCCGCTTAACCGGTACGATGATTTCGCCGCTGATCTTTCGCCAAAACCtctgcaccaacagcaacagaaaacaattGCGCGTGCGTTGTACAACTTCCAGGGTCAGAGTATCAG AGAGCTATCCTTTCGCAAAGGAGACATTATTTACCTGAGAAGGCAGATTGACAAAAATTGGTACGAGGGCGAACATAATGCTACCGTAGGTCTTTTGCCAGCCAATTACATTGAG ATTCTCACCAAGGATAACGCTAATTTGAACACTAAGCCACTGCCAAGAAAGCCTACCCGCGAGGGAAAAGCGCGTGCAAAATTTAACTTCACTGCACAAACCGCCGTCGAACTTTCATTGCTGAAAGGCGAGTTAGTTACACTTACACGGAGGGTGGACGAGAACTGGTTCGAAGGAAAAATTGgtaacaaaaaaggaatcttTCCTGTATCGTATGTAGAG ATACTAACGGATATCGATGGCACCGAAAGCTATGAAATTGAGCCAATTGTCAAAGCCGCAACACAATCGTTCACTACGCACTATGGCAGCACACATAGCAATGGACGAGTCTCCCCCGGGATGGTGCGTGAAACGAAGACAGTACAGAAAACGGAAGTATTACATGTGGATACATCCAATGAACCGATATC GTATCGTGCACTGTACAACTATAAACCGCAGAACACTGATGAACTGGAGCTACACGAAGGAGatattgtgtatgtgttggaAAAATGTGATGATGGCTGGTATGTAGGTACATCAGCGCGCACCGGCTGCTTTGGAACGTTCCCAGGAAATTATGTCAACAAACTGTGA